A genomic region of Herbaspirillum sp. DW155 contains the following coding sequences:
- a CDS encoding major capsid protein P2, with amino-acid sequence MINFPLQQPVNVAAGAVATLRIPAGGTQTLVGIMLALSGTTFTKAHIAAIKVKIGPRLMWDLTIAQLNAINNYKGNADQAGFLYLDFTERDQAIFPVKEVGGIDLTAALPVGDVIVEITILGTAVAPKIDATGFFEPSQNNPLVLKLLNFPASSAVGGKVTLPLSFRGALLKRLHHQYAGTNFTASANGNINRVEVKKNGQVIWDQTCLANRFLQVQQKKAPQAQFYITDFILDNNHDAHVTTVSNVANGTAQVYDTFEVNAYLTAADSVNTVVEVLDAITNL; translated from the coding sequence ATGATTAACTTTCCTCTGCAACAGCCGGTCAACGTAGCCGCCGGCGCGGTCGCAACTCTGCGCATTCCGGCGGGCGGCACGCAAACGCTGGTCGGCATCATGCTGGCGCTGTCGGGCACCACCTTCACCAAAGCCCACATCGCGGCCATAAAGGTGAAGATCGGCCCGCGCCTGATGTGGGATTTGACCATCGCCCAGCTGAACGCGATCAACAACTACAAGGGCAACGCGGATCAAGCCGGGTTCCTGTACCTGGACTTCACCGAACGTGACCAGGCCATTTTCCCCGTGAAGGAAGTGGGCGGCATCGACCTCACCGCCGCACTGCCCGTGGGCGATGTGATCGTTGAAATCACCATCCTGGGCACCGCTGTCGCACCGAAGATCGACGCAACCGGCTTCTTCGAGCCCAGCCAAAACAACCCGCTGGTACTCAAGCTCCTGAACTTCCCCGCATCGAGCGCGGTAGGCGGCAAGGTGACTCTGCCCCTCTCGTTCCGTGGTGCGCTGCTCAAGCGACTGCATCACCAGTACGCCGGCACCAACTTCACCGCCAGCGCGAACGGCAACATCAACCGCGTGGAAGTGAAGAAGAACGGCCAGGTGATCTGGGATCAGACCTGCTTGGCAAATCGTTTCCTGCAAGTGCAGCAGAAGAAGGCTCCGCAGGCGCAGTTCTACATCACGGACTTCATCCTGGACAACAACCACGATGCGCACGTGACCACCGTCAGCAACGTGGCGAACGGCACCGCGCAGGTGTACGACACCTTCGAGGTGAACGCCTATCTGACCGCCGCGGATTCGGTCAACACCGTGGTCGAGGTGCTGGACGCCATCACCAATCTGTAA
- a CDS encoding lytic transglycosylase domain-containing protein, with product MRDDLLIVAGLLVAAYVVMTASGQGSPISEFTLTTDLTAGDEQSNFIEDAADNMQSMITGWPAGSGPYQQIITDSANANGLPVSVLAYLLWKESRYRQEIIDGTVRSRTGAMGIAQFMPATAREELGSEAAALDPLQAIPGAARYLAKLVRMAGSMAGGLAAYNWGIGNVQRKGLAAAPAETVDYYTTIMKKAGIA from the coding sequence ATGCGTGATGATCTGCTGATCGTGGCCGGGCTGCTGGTAGCTGCATACGTAGTGATGACAGCGAGCGGCCAGGGTTCACCGATCAGCGAATTCACGCTGACCACGGACCTTACAGCAGGGGATGAGCAATCGAATTTTATTGAGGATGCGGCAGACAATATGCAAAGCATGATTACCGGGTGGCCGGCTGGGTCCGGCCCGTATCAACAGATCATCACGGACAGCGCCAATGCCAACGGCTTGCCCGTGTCGGTCCTGGCGTACCTGCTGTGGAAGGAAAGCCGCTACCGCCAAGAGATTATCGACGGCACTGTGCGAAGCCGTACCGGCGCGATGGGCATTGCTCAGTTCATGCCGGCCACGGCCCGCGAAGAGCTTGGCAGCGAGGCGGCCGCATTGGACCCGCTGCAAGCAATTCCGGGCGCAGCGCGCTACCTGGCGAAGCTGGTGCGCATGGCCGGATCGATGGCGGGTGGCCTGGCCGCCTACAACTGGGGAATCGGCAACGTACAGCGCAAGGGCCTGGCCGCTGCGCCGGCTGAAACCGTGGACTACTACACCACCATCATGAAGAAAGCAGGTATCGCATGA